In Legionella lytica, one genomic interval encodes:
- the hisH gene encoding imidazole glycerol phosphate synthase subunit HisH, whose product MIAVIDVSGNNLASLGNALSRLGFDYVLTHDAQQIRNASHVILPGVGTANYGMNSLQRHDLVEVLKSLTQPLLGICLGMQLLLDFSEEAGVKCLGLIPGRVKRLVQKNDFPVPHMGWNQLQWCQDSPLQRDLSKQAYVYFVHSYALCSSEYAIAHCEYSEPFTAIVNKDNVWGMQFHPEKSAQTGMILLKNFLELEAV is encoded by the coding sequence ATGATTGCGGTAATTGATGTCAGCGGCAATAACCTGGCCTCTCTCGGAAATGCTTTAAGTAGATTGGGATTTGATTATGTATTAACCCATGATGCCCAACAAATCCGTAATGCCAGCCATGTGATTCTTCCAGGAGTGGGTACTGCAAATTATGGCATGAACTCCTTGCAAAGACATGACTTGGTAGAGGTACTCAAATCATTAACCCAACCACTGCTAGGGATTTGCCTAGGCATGCAATTATTATTGGATTTCAGTGAAGAAGCTGGAGTTAAGTGTTTGGGTTTAATTCCCGGCAGAGTAAAGCGTTTAGTGCAAAAAAATGACTTTCCTGTACCACACATGGGGTGGAATCAACTGCAATGGTGCCAAGATTCACCATTGCAACGTGACTTAAGTAAACAAGCTTACGTCTATTTTGTTCACAGTTATGCCCTATGTAGCTCAGAATATGCCATAGCTCACTGTGAATACAGTGAGCCATTTACCGCCATTGTTAATAAAGATAACGTTTGGGGAATGCAATTTCATCCCGAAAAATCGGCCCAAACGGGAATGATCTTGCTTAAAAACTTTTTAGAACTGGAGGCTGTATGA
- a CDS encoding 1-(5-phosphoribosyl)-5-[(5-phosphoribosylamino)methylideneamino] imidazole-4-carboxamide isomerase: MILIPAIDLQNGRCVRLKQGQFDQVTSFDVSPVDRAAYFAQLGAKRLHVVDLDGAQTGSMQQLPLVCAMQNTGVRVQAGGGIRSLEQARACYAAGISNLVLGSIALTNCNLTTEISTEIGPENIILALDVRITNGVPIPATHGWKEASNNNLWDVVAYYQQLGIQQILCTDIACDGMMQGPSFQLYKEAVERFPNIAWQASGGIRNQEDLATLDKLGIAGAILGLSLYQGTIDLAQSLQEYELC, translated from the coding sequence ATGATTCTTATTCCAGCAATTGATTTACAAAATGGCCGTTGTGTACGTCTCAAACAAGGACAATTTGATCAGGTGACTTCATTTGATGTATCACCTGTTGATCGCGCTGCATATTTTGCTCAATTAGGAGCCAAGCGCTTACACGTTGTTGATTTAGATGGCGCTCAAACGGGCAGTATGCAGCAACTTCCCTTAGTTTGCGCTATGCAAAATACAGGAGTTAGAGTTCAAGCAGGTGGTGGAATTCGCTCTTTAGAACAAGCACGAGCCTGTTATGCTGCTGGTATTTCTAACTTAGTGCTAGGTAGTATTGCTTTAACAAACTGCAATCTCACCACTGAAATTAGTACTGAAATTGGTCCTGAAAATATTATTCTGGCCTTAGATGTCCGGATTACCAATGGTGTACCAATTCCTGCGACCCATGGCTGGAAAGAAGCGTCAAACAACAATTTGTGGGATGTTGTCGCTTACTACCAACAACTAGGTATCCAACAAATTCTATGCACAGACATCGCCTGTGATGGCATGATGCAAGGGCCAAGTTTCCAGCTCTATAAAGAAGCCGTAGAACGTTTTCCGAATATAGCTTGGCAAGCCTCAGGTGGTATTCGTAATCAAGAGGATCTCGCCACTTTAGATAAGTTAGGTATCGCAGGCGCAATATTAGGCTTGTCCTTATATCAAGGTACCATTGATTTAGCCCAGAGCCTCCAGGAGTACGAATTATGTTAA